AGAGGTTGCCCAGGTCGATGTAGAGTTCCGGGGTCGGTTCGATGGCCACAGCCTTTTCCAGGGCCTGGATGGCTTCATCGGGCCTCTGCTCCTGGAGCAGCTCGCGTGCGGCGAGATAGGAATAGATGGCCTCGGCTTCGGCCGACGGAGTTGGTCTGGAAGGCTGGGAGGGGGCCTCCGCCGACTGAGCGCGGGAGTCCGGCGCCGCCGGACGGGCAGCGCACCCGAGCAGGGAGGCCAGGAGGACCGGGAGCAGAAAACGTATGGCACGGGTGATGATCATGGAATGAGGCGTCCGGAACAGTCATTTTTCTGGCAAAATGTCTGTATTATCAGATAGATTTTTCTGCCCATGTTCAGGCCGAGCTCGATGAACTCCGGCCCGTAGATCTTGCCTGCCGGGGTTCGGAACGTGTTCTGCACCGCCGCGACCATTTCGAGGCCGGCCGGGAACTTGTTCAGGATCTGCTCCAGGGTCCATTCCTGATAGTTGCAGATCTCCCAGAGGGTGGTCATGAAATTGTCAGGCCCCCAGCGGAATTTGTCCGCGTCGTAGAGGGCGTCGGCCAGGAGCTGTGTTCGGTCGTGGCCGAAATCCATGGGGGGGGAGAAGGCTTCGTGGCAGCGCACTGCCGAGGCGATCATCTGCTTCTCGTCGTCGGAAAGCGGATAGTCGCGCAGAATCATCAGGGACAGCTCAGCGCCCCGCGAGGCGTGCTCGCCCTCCAGCCGGCAGGTGTCGTGCAGCAGGCCCGAGAGCATGGCCATGAGGGCCAGCCGCCTGGCCGCGTCGAAACCCAGGACCTTGGCCTCCCCGAGGACGAGGGCCGAGGCCTCGATGGCCACTTTCTTGGAGTGCTCGATGCCGTGCCCGAACTCGTCGTTCAGGAAGGGCAGCACGTCTTCGCGGCAGCGCAGGACCATGGGGTGGGAGAAGAACGTGTCCCTGGCGGAGGCCAGCTCGGCGCTCATGGCGGTGTAGAAGCTGGGCAGGGATTCGGGCGTGACCGTGGCGCTCTCCTGCTTGATGCGGCGTAGAATCTCATTCTTCATGTTCGATCCACTCGGCGGAAAAGTCCTGGATGGTGCTGGACATCTGGTTCTTGATCTTCTGCAGGAGCCTGGCCTCGATCTGGCGCACACGCTCCCTGGTGATGCCGTACTTGTCGCCGATCTCGCGCAGGGTGATGGGCGTGTCGGCCAGAAGGCGCTGCTCCAGGATGTCGAGCTCCTTCTCGTTCAGCCCGTCCCGGATGGCCTCGATGTTGTCGTGGATGAGCACGCTGATCTCGTCGGCGGCCATCCTCTCCTCGATCCCGGCCTCCAGGGCGGGGATGAAGTCCATGGGCGTGAAGCTCGAGTCGTCGCCGATCTTCATGTCCAGGGACACGTCGTGCTGGCCCAGACGCTGGCCCATCTCCACGATGTCGGCCTCGGAAACTTGCAGGTTGTCGGCCAGGGTCGAGGTGCTCGGGTCGAAGCCCTGGGCCTGCAGGCGCTGGCGCTCCTTGCCCAGGTTGTAGAACAGCTTGCGCTGGGCTTGCGTCGTGCCGATCTTGACCATGCGCCAGTTGTCC
The Desulfomicrobium escambiense DSM 10707 genome window above contains:
- a CDS encoding sigma-70 family RNA polymerase sigma factor gives rise to the protein MKFKQPLEDETLDEEFEAEPVEVIEDIDEDDGDDGLEDTPPLTAGPLVLAAPARREVATLDPLHIYLQEIKKFRALEPDEEFDLARRYRDEKEDQAAFILITSNLRLVVKIAMDFQRRWMKNVLDLIQEGNVGLMKAVQKFDPDKGIKFSYYASFWIKAYILKFIMDNWRMVKIGTTQAQRKLFYNLGKERQRLQAQGFDPSTSTLADNLQVSEADIVEMGQRLGQHDVSLDMKIGDDSSFTPMDFIPALEAGIEERMAADEISVLIHDNIEAIRDGLNEKELDILEQRLLADTPITLREIGDKYGITRERVRQIEARLLQKIKNQMSSTIQDFSAEWIEHEE
- a CDS encoding HD domain-containing protein, giving the protein MKNEILRRIKQESATVTPESLPSFYTAMSAELASARDTFFSHPMVLRCREDVLPFLNDEFGHGIEHSKKVAIEASALVLGEAKVLGFDAARRLALMAMLSGLLHDTCRLEGEHASRGAELSLMILRDYPLSDDEKQMIASAVRCHEAFSPPMDFGHDRTQLLADALYDADKFRWGPDNFMTTLWEICNYQEWTLEQILNKFPAGLEMVAAVQNTFRTPAGKIYGPEFIELGLNMGRKIYLIIQTFCQKNDCSGRLIP